In Lytechinus variegatus isolate NC3 chromosome 6, Lvar_3.0, whole genome shotgun sequence, the DNA window CTGCGAGAGTGACCCTTTAATTTAGATTCCTATGTTAACACTGTATATTGCTTATTGTCtggtaattattttttctgtaattcatgttcatttcaGTTGACATGATGTTTTAATAAAGTCCATTTATCTATAATATCTATCATAAATGAGCGCCTCCACGGGGTGTGGGTGCCAAACGCTTCCTTTGAATGTGCGAGtgatacaaaaaagaaaatcaaaaaggggaaaagggaatGGATCATTAAATTAAGAAAACATCATTAGCATGGTTTAAAGGTGACTtagtttataataaaaatattttcatcagatAATCTTCTTTGAACGCTTTTTCttaatattcatttcatgtcCCATggactttgtaaacaaaaaagggaaaatgatcCATTTGGACATAAcattgtcgggggggggggtccattaACGTTCCATCATTTTAGGGTCAAAGCACAACCTCGACGACACCTACATCATGTGACTACTTGAAGATTGTTTGCTTATGACATTTCTTGTCTCTATGGGTTTTCTTAATTGAGTGTCTATAATCAAGCCAAGAAACGCCCCTTCAATTTTAGAAAATTGGTCTACACTGTGCATTGTAGCGAGATATGATCGTGTCAAAAGATTCAGTATTGGACACGATTTCATTTCCGTGaggtaaaatatttaaaaaatacatcaaagaaACATCTCGTGACCAATTCTTGGTCAGACATCATTATAGAGGGTGACGTCATAACATACCAGCTGGAATCACTGAAACTATAGTAAGTATAgccaacatcaacatcatcaaagATATAGCTACGTGATCTTCGTGTTATTGAGTATCAGTTCGCTGAATTTAAGTCTCCAATTTGATGACAATATTGTTTGCCTAAAAATCTGTTTTGAATTCAAGTAATCCTGTGATTTCGTCAGATTAGCTCAAAGGATATAacgcaggggcggatccaggattttgaaatagggggggcgccagcggcgagggagcgaagcgaccgagcggggggagggtgtgggaggggatacccccctcccacggcaaggactttttcaaaaaatcatgtccaaaagtcgtattttgagagcacctttagaagaaaaatgcacacttaaatcactgtaacttcatgaataaaagacacatactgactcatttaggagctggtttccagtcacacaccgtataagcggtcattcaaaacatacatttggcaaaggctcttcacttgcttgcatcgtgtgattgaaatgtcaaatttaaatgatacgaaactgagacttgtaatcgataagttccgaataatccattctgtttattgtcatttgtgtatttacattgtgtgtttcaaacgagaatcaaacaacagaaaaaacgacatcatcttctggtaatcaaccttttccctcgtattattttcaaatcatcttcaataatccagtcattctgcacaacctcaaagtaatataatgcttcttaaggggattctcatcatttttattgtttacgttcaaagtctctcatcgcgttgccatcttaacttatgaccagccaggatgaaattgtatttatattcattttaacataagataatcaatttttacgaagcacttgttaaaactataccacaaataattaaataaggtcaatgataaaatgctagaaaatacatgtaaggagctttgatatccagtccataattgtataagttataactatcagtggcagaaaatgtaaaataaaccgaGGCTCGTCTTCGGTATACAGAGTTCAGAAGGCATTTTGTaagcttttcatttatgaaattacaacttgtttagaccatgaattcatataggcttccaatttgatgttttttctacATGTTGAATCAATGTATACTAGCTTTCCAACCAACAAAGTAAATGTTGTAAACTGTATTGATTGCCTTCTGTTGGGCAAAGCTATTCCTGCCAAGTTTGAGCTCAATcatgacttttatttttttaagatgaaaatatggaaagttTATTTTTTGCAAGACAAACGAAGAACAGACGAAATAGTTGAATTTAATTACTCACACTATAATATATAAGGGATATACTTTTAAAGCTCTGCACTATATAGATCCTGTTTGCTGCCTGTGCAAGTCTCGAGGTTCTGTGGGCATAgccacaaaatattatatacgtTTTTCGTAAGTGAAATACTTCAGTAAATAATTTAATAACGAATATCACACccaaatgtatttctatgacaTGCATGATTAATTAATTCAAGGAAGTTTTGCCGTACAATGCATTATCACGTAAGCGCGATTGGAGGAATGTTATGAGAATGTCCCGCTTTAGATTTAATACCGTATTCTCccattttgtcataattatattgTGTTAAGATACTGCATACTTAACTAGttcacagaggcgtcgattattagattagattagattttattgtttacttctgcaattacatcattcgtatataatacattttccataacataacaaacatagtatattgagaacttttttggcatgaatcataactaaatgtactaaaattatcattacaaacaaaactgatctcataccaaattagttaacatttacaatttgcaggagaaggattgtcatcataagcagattgcttgaaaaaatgacaaccccaggttagaactcattgattaatataatacattaatacagcagaatcgataaacagtacatttcatgaaaaacagcagtaatgtaatttgagcaatgaagatggagatgataaggatgaagatgatggtgaaatggtgaagatgaaggcgatggagaggatgatggtgatgatgctttaatgatgacacatcgacacagaaattttacttcaaatattctgatatcaacatagatttaacgtttgccttaaatgagtaaagagacgtggatctttttatagattcaggtagagagttccacaaatcaggaccatggtgtcttatggatctctgcgcaataagcaatttggggttgattaaatggaaattagaagagttccgcgtagggtatgaatggatagatgtgttcatagtataaaaattgtgaaatgaaggtgggagcatgttatttacgtatttgaacataagcagtaagctttgaaatgagtttatgtcaaaaatagttagagtctttagtttatggaataatggatttgtgtgtgataaatattgcgaattagtacaaattcgaattgcttttttctgtaataagtatattatattaattttagtttttgcacacgttgcccaaactatattgcagtacgatatatacgacaatattaatgaattgtatagtagaacgagtgtagtatgaggaattatgtttttcattattatgggggggcagggggggggggcaggggggcgatcgccccaccaatgaaaatattggggaggcaaacatatcattttgcccccccccccccaataattccgcatgtgctaaaaataaaataagattgtaatgttacacagaaatcagcaagcgcgattgagatacacaactcgttcttcgtctaaaatcgtgctcaaaatgtccacttttcagattggaatatcaaaaaatttcagctcgcgcttcgcgctcgcatcatttttgtaacaaaaacccataatttccatgattaaataggtaaatatggtcccgttttcagttctaaacctcaaaagaactcccacttcgatttgcaataatcttttgttggatatatatatcttgttctttattaaaaacgtccattaaactcttttttttttcagatcgaaatataaaaatttcagctcgcgcttcgcgctcgcattaatctgctggagagatatatatgtatatatatatgtgtgtgtgtgtgtgtgtgatcgagcgcctttggaaaattgattcatgattttgcccccccaatctgaaaaatggatcgacgcccctgctagttcatcatcattacaatgttgTGATTGCTTTCAGCTAGGTTTAGGTCTGTTCAGTGGTGttgatcttcttttttttgcgtAATCGCTGGTACAAATTTAGTTTCTGAAAAAgagataatgatttttttttcaaatggtgGAGCGGTAAATAGTTATTTAGTCTGCAgacttctatttcattttttcataccatCTTAGAGAAAATTGTGACTTTTTTTGGTCTGGGTTGCAAGATAATGGTTTTGCATTAGggttacggaataggaataatGTTTAGGACTTACAAATTGGCCCGTGGGTTTGGGAAAATGGGGGATTTTACGCTTGTAAAACATGAAGAAGGACCACTGAATGTGTACTGAGCGCCAACAAACCAATGAACCATGCCAAATGACCAATGTATTGATGTTTCTGGTGCACTCTATGTATTGTTTACTATCAGCGATTTGCGCATACAATATGTGAAATCCCCAAAGTTCGCAAGGTTATATTTTAGTGCCGAGTGGATTCATGAATAGCATTCTTCTGGgatatttttaaaactattttttttcgattttgcttgcaatttttttttaaagatatattgtaatcagcaaacctatagattatcaaacattaaaaatggggtaagggggggttaatgtcacaatttctactttttaacaatacacaatgtgtcctcgggacgtttttccccagcacgaaagtatttttattctcccccccccccccccccgtcacataaaatcttcgctccttacgctgacatatagctgcctatacacagcaaacgcggagtggggtcgactggtgattgagaatatacaattttgctccttgataataaattcgttggaatgattgcttcggcgaaacttagttggggcgccctggataatatgcctctgaatctaccagaaagtgtaaaagttagtttacattaaatgcaaatatgtctgacctatacagtgaaaacgtacatgaccatgcaaggcagaatgataatgctgcgcacgtggcgcccgatatagggcttcatctttgagtgaagaataatctcggggatagacattatcattcgcatcgttgacactttctcccgcgatctgttacttacaatttacatgtatttgccataaagacggacaaacgcatgttacaaaaaacacaaaatttcgggaaaaaatgatatccaatgcgcgccctggaattccggaatttacatattgcaatacagtatgacagaggtgcatttgtgcgaacacagaggccatgagcgtaagttaaaatatagttttgactagatctagcccttgaaattgactacattgtaccaatccagtaaatataaccatccaaaaaaaaaaaaaaaaatccggcgaaaatagggggggcgcgcgcccggggcgcccccctctggatccgccactgtaaCGAAACACATTTATTGAAAGGTACGAAGTATATTCTAATAATACCAGTTTAATTGTTTCGAGTGATTCTAGATATTGATTGAAGATGTATGATCCTTATGTGTGTGCCACCCTCTataatttgtttcattaaatatgaaaaaagtattttACCTTGGCATTCAATATATCACCAGGAATAATATAGGATTCCTACTTCATGATCTTAAACCAATTCAAAGTGGGATTCTAATTAATTGTTTTATGACATTGCATACAGACAGTTGCTCGAATGTGATTATACTAAAAGAAAAAGTTCCAATGattgttgtatttttcatttatttcagtcATTATTCCAGTCATTCTTTTGAAGGACTTTATGGAACACTTTGTGAAGACATTGATATCAAAGTGTATACTTTTTATCGATACGCATTGTATATGTCAGAGAACAAAAGTATCCGTTAATAACTGCAAAACTTCAGTTCGTGAGAACAATGTTCGGGgaagagtgggggggggggtatgaaaCATTCCCCTTCGAGCATGTCGAGGCTTCTGCTGAATCTGCTCGGTCACATATCTCGAAGCGTAAATaatattattgtatatatacttgtatataaaagaagaaagttttaACGAGcaaactggaaaaaaaactcGAAAAAAATCGATCAGCGTTATAGGTTAAAAGTaacgaaaatattttatattaaaatttgacaatattttgtgtaaacgggtaggcctatatatgcaGTTGATGGTATATGCGTGAGTAATATGTCTCCCAgtaacaaattaagaaaatatgatCTTACATATTGAATCAAAATCAATCTTATTTTCTCATTCTTTGTGGAGACAAAAACCTTGGGTAAATCACCttagattcatttcatttgttaataACAACGAGACGGTTTGGAGATTTATATTTACAAAGCCATGCCGAGAAGggtttcattgttttattattctctattttctttgtaatatttgtcttacattattttttctataatatatataattcatataatttttaGCGTGGAGTACACCTTCAACGTTCTGCTGCATGAGTAACCACGCCAAATATGTCAAATTgtgagaaacatttttttttccatttcatcacAACAATAAGAAATATTTGTTCTAACTTCTTTTGACTTATGTCATCGCTAATTTAAAGCTTtcaagattaaaaacaaaaaaaaacattataggGCATTTGCCAGCGTAAGGAGAGAAGTTGTTTCTTTATGACTTATTAtttcactccccccccccctctctctctctctctctctttccccttttctctctctaacCTTTTCATATCCTACTCTCCATTTCTCTCTCATATTCTTACACTAATTCTTATGGattctcttttttctatttcttcaaCCGTCCCCCTCCCTCCaattctaccccccccccttcattcaAATTACCCCTATTTTTGTGTTTGCATTCTTTCTCCCTCCACTCTAATTCTCCCTCTTAAATCTTTACCACgtcatctacccccccccctctatctctctctctttctctatctatctgtcctccccttttttaaatatgttttttctttcattttcatcaggTCAATACTCTGATCGCCATGGCAGCTAACTTCACCCCAGACCAACAATGTGAAGGAAAGGAGTGTCAATCAATCACAGATGTGACGTACTAcgtggaggagaagaagagactCTGTGATGACTGCGCCTCTAAAGAAGGATGCATCGCAAGAGTTAAAAGAGGTGtaccaaatatttattgtgaagaacatgatgaaaaggtaaaattatattgtaaaagTCATGGTATACCATTGTGTTATTCATGCGCTATGATCAAACACCGGCATCCTTGCGAGCGACAAGACATAAATGAAGCAATAAAAGACAGTGGGGCGAGGCTAACAGTTCTAAAAGAAAGAGCGAGGGACAAATTAAAAGGAGGTCgtctttatgaaaatgaaattgaccaatGTACGACAGACACAGACACTCATCTACAGGCTTTGAAAGATGAGGTTAATTCGATAATCAAGGAGGCAATCAATTCAGATAAAGTCAAGGAGAAGATGGAGGCTAACAAAATCAACCAAGAATTTGATGATCAGAATCAAGTACTTCAAGAAGAGATTATGAAGATTAATGAGAAGATTCGAAAGAACAatgagaagagagagaaagaacttGAATTAATCCATACAAATGCACAGATTAGACAAAGACACATGGACAATAAGAAGATTGGTCTTCATAGAGACATTGATAACATTGTTAAAGAGAAGGATAGGAAGATCAGAGAGTTGATGAAATCATTACAGGATGACACAAAAACAATAGAGAATGCAATACGAACCATAGATACAGTACTAGAGGACgataaaaacattgttaaagaCGGTCATAGTGTGAACATGTCACTGAGTGATAAACTAAAGAAACCATTTCATAAGAATGATGTGAAACAAATCACTGATAGAATATCAGGtgtgaggtttgtgaagggTGTTGGGAGAGAGAAGTATGATGGTAGGATTGGTGGGTATGATGGCGAGTGGATGCTTAGTGATACAATCAATGTCAAAGATGAAATTACAATCCCATATACTGTGGGCTGCTTAGATGAATGTAATGTGATCATCACTGACAGTCTCATAGGTAGCTGGCATACTTACATGTTAGATATGAACACTAAACACATTCAGAGAGTGATAACAGGTACTGATACATCATTTGTAGTCTCCTGTGCattactgaatgatgacaagtTAGTGTGTGGTAGATGGTGTAAAGGTTGTACAGGGGACAGTTTGACTGGATGCATCAGTGTGTATGACAGACAATGGATGCGcatcaatgacgtcacaataccaaGAAACACAATGGACGATATCTCATTTGGGTATGTAACTGTTGACCGTGATGGGATGATCATCGCTGCTGAGTGGGGTCAGTCTAGGATATACATCAACCCAGCTGATAGTAAGATCGTGAATACCATCAAATGTAAAGAGGATGTACTGATGCGAGGTGTGCTATCATCAGGTCACATCATCGCTCACTCTGGTGATAAGAGAGTACTAATCATAGACAGACAGGGTGGTCAAAGGGAAATCCCCCACAGTGATGTCATCCATAATGTCAGTGTCGATCCTTTAACAGACGACCTCTACGTCATGACATCAGATGATGAGTTCAAGACGTGTATGATTGATCAGGTGATGAGTGGGAATGAAGTGAAGAAGAGAAGAGTGACGTCATTTCCTATATCAACTAGACTGACTGATGAGGATGATAGGCGGGGTTGCCTTTTATTATCTCGTGTAATGATCTCATCATCAGGCAAGATAATTGCTTGTGATGGAGATAGTATTCTCGTCTTCGAAAAGCGACTC includes these proteins:
- the LOC121416690 gene encoding uncharacterized protein LOC121416690, coding for MAANFTPDQQCEGKECQSITDVTYYVEEKKRLCDDCASKEGCIARVKRGVPNIYCEEHDEKVKLYCKSHGIPLCYSCAMIKHRHPCERQDINEAIKDSGARLTVLKERARDKLKGGRLYENEIDQCTTDTDTHLQALKDEVNSIIKEAINSDKVKEKMEANKINQEFDDQNQVLQEEIMKINEKIRKNNEKREKELELIHTNAQIRQRHMDNKKIGLHRDIDNIVKEKDRKIRELMKSLQDDTKTIENAIRTIDTVLEDDKNIVKDGHSVNMSLSDKLKKPFHKNDVKQITDRISGVRFVKGVGREKYDGRIGGYDGEWMLSDTINVKDEITIPYTVGCLDECNVIITDSLIGSWHTYMLDMNTKHIQRVITGTDTSFVVSCALLNDDKLVCGRWCKGCTGDSLTGCISVYDRQWMRINDVTIPRNTMDDISFGYVTVDRDGMIIAAEWGQSRIYINPADSKIVNTIKCKEDVLMRGVLSSGHIIAHSGDKRVLIIDRQGGQREIPHSDVIHNVSVDPLTDDLYVMTSDDEFKTCMIDQVMSGNEVKKRRVTSFPISTRLTDEDDRRGCLLLSRVMISSSGKIIACDGDSILVFEKRLTL